In Bosea sp. PAMC 26642, the DNA window CGAGGAGAACACCACGAGGAAGACCGTGGTCGGCTTCAGCAAGGGAATGGTAATGCGCCGCAGGATCGCGCCCTCGCCGAGACCGTCGATCCGCGCCGCCTCGTAATAGCTCGTCGGAATGGCGCGCAGGCCGGCCATGAAGATGATGATCTGGAAGCCGAGATGTGCCCAGATCGCGGTCGCCATGATCGCTGGCAGGGCTTGATCGATCGAGCGCAAGAAAGGCTGCGTCGGCAGGCCGACCGAAGCCAGCATGCTGTTGATCACGCCGATCGGCACCGGCTGATAGAACCAGCGCCAGACCCAGGCCATCGCGGCCGCCGTCGTCAGGTAGGGCAGGAAATAAAGCGCGCGGATCGTGCCGTGCAGGACGGTCACCCGGTCGAGATAATAGGCGATGGCGAAGGACAGCACGATCGCGATCGGCGTGCCGAAGACGAGATAGGCGAAGGTGTTGCGGAAGACCTGCCAGAACACCGGGTCGCCAAAGAGCCGGCGATAGTTATCGAGGCCGACGAATTTGGCCTCGTTCAGCAGGTCCCAATCCGTCGTCGAGATGTAGAACGCCTCGATCGTCGGGTAAAAGCGCACGACCGTGAAGAAAATCACCGGCAAGGCGAGAAACGCCCAGGCCCAGATGATCTGCTTGGCCGAGATCGGCAGCCGCCCCCAGCCACCCCCCGAGACGGGGCTCGGAGGCCGAAATATCGCCGCAGTCATGACGGCCGCCTCTTACTTGGTCTTGAACTTGTCGAGGATCGCCTGCTCGCGATCGGCCGCCACCTTCAGCGCCTCCTTGATCGGCGTATCCTTCAGCAGGACGCCGTTGATCATGTCGATCGAGACCTGACGCTGCTGCGCCTCATCGACCATGGGTGGCGTCGAGGCATAGGAGAGGGCGCGGATGAAAGGGCCGTAGATCGGGTCGTTGACGTTGGCGTCAGTCATCGCCACGGCGCGGCGCGCGGGCAATTCGCCGACCTTCTCAAGCCAGACCTTCATCGCCTTCTCGGACGAGATGAACTGCAGGAACTTCT includes these proteins:
- a CDS encoding carbohydrate ABC transporter permease, which encodes MTAAIFRPPSPVSGGGWGRLPISAKQIIWAWAFLALPVIFFTVVRFYPTIEAFYISTTDWDLLNEAKFVGLDNYRRLFGDPVFWQVFRNTFAYLVFGTPIAIVLSFAIAYYLDRVTVLHGTIRALYFLPYLTTAAAMAWVWRWFYQPVPIGVINSMLASVGLPTQPFLRSIDQALPAIMATAIWAHLGFQIIIFMAGLRAIPTSYYEAARIDGLGEGAILRRITIPLLKPTTVFLVVFSSIGFLRIFDQVYNMTSNDPGGPLNSTKPLVLMIYQTAFSSYQMGYAAAQTVVLFIILFTISMAQLWILRSR